ATCCTGTCGCGTGACTGAGGTCCCAGACAATCAGAGCCTCGTGGCGTGAAGCGATGTCTTCCAGCGAGGCCATTTCCTCTACCACCGCCGTTCGATAATTGACCAAGCTCTTGAGCAGCACACCGCCCGCTTCCAGCGCCTCCGCCGCGGTGCCGCTCGCAATCCGCACAAAGGCCGCCCCGGTCTGCGCACACAGACCTTGCGCCATGTACTGATCGGTCGGGAATTCATCAGCTTCGACGATGATGCGTTTGATGGGGGTCTGCTCGAGCGCCGCCATGGCCAGCTTGTACAGATTGATCGAGACGCTGTCGCAGACGATCACATCCTCTGCGGGTGCCCCAAGCAGCCGGGCGAGTTTTGCGCCGACCGTCTTGGGCAGATTGATCCAGTCCGCCTCGTTCCACGATCGGATCAGCCCAGTCGTCCATTCGTGTCGGGCGGTTTGATCCATGGCGGCGAGCGCGCGCCTCGAACTGGGGCCGAGCGAATGACCATCCAGATAGATCAGACCCTCTGGCAACAGAAATTCTGCCGCAACTGGCGCCAACCGATCGTTCTGATCGAGCAAAACCGCTTCGGCGCGGTTGGTCGGTAGTGGATAAGTCATCGTCCCCTTCTGCATGATCTGTCAGTCCATCGCTAGCCTCGGGTCAGCGCTTGCAAAACTAGACCGTTCGTTGAAAAAGACCCGCCATGAGAGCTGTACTTTTTGCCTTTGTGGTCGCGAGCTGCCTGACCGCCTGCGTAGATACGCCGCCACCTGTCGACGCGAGCGAGGCACCAACAGATGCATCGATCGAGACCACGGACATGCCCGCTACCCTTTCCTTACTGACCTGGAACGATTTGCTCTCGCGGGACAGACCGGCGCCGACCACCAGCATTCGCATCGGCGATGGCGACACCGATATTGTCGACCTGTGGCTGCCGGAGACACCGGGGCCGCACCCGGTCGTGCTTATGGTGCATGGCGGCTGCTGGCAAAAGGCGATCGCGGACCGGACCTTGATGAATTATGCTGCCGAGGATTTGCGCCAGCGCGGACTCGCTGTCTGGAACATTGAGTATCGCGGCGTCGACGAGACGGGCGGTGGATATCCAGGCACTTACCTCGATGTTGCGCGTGCTGCAGATGCCCTGCGTGACCAGGCCGAGCGTTATGATCTTGATCCTAATCGCGTCGCCGGAATCGGACATTCTGCAGGGGGCCATCTGGTCACCTGGCTCGCCACAAGAGCAGCACTGCCTGACACCAGTCCACTCGACAATGCCGACCCCTTGTCTCTTCTTGGCGTCATCAATTCGGGCGGACTGGCCGATTTGGAGGTCTCGGTGAACGTGACCCAGTATGATTGTCTCGGGGCGATCATCGATGATCTCATCGGTTCGCCCAGTGACGCCCGAGAGAACGCCTTTTCTGATACGTCTCCGGCCGAGCTGTTGCCGGTTCCAGGCACGTTCGTCAGCATCAGCGGTGCGATGGATCGTATTTCGCCGCCCGGGCTCGCGGATGAGATCGCCGCGAAGGATCGTGCAGCGAACGGGTCAGGCCAGTCCATCATTGTGGCAGGCAATAATCATGTCGATTTGATCGCGCCGGGAACAGAGGCCTGGGAGGTCCAGGCTGCTTTGCTGCAGGACATGCTAGCGCCGCGCTAGCGACACAAAAACCGGAAAGCTGAAACCCGCGGCGAGACCGCCAAGATGCGCGGCCCAGGCAATGCGCATCATGCCAATGTCTCCGCCCAGGAAGGCGAGGACGACATTGATCACGATCCATGGCACGCTGATCGACCAGGCCCCGCGCCAGCCATTGCGCAGAAAGCCGATCGCCGGCAACAGGCCCGAAATTGCCGACGAGGCTCCGATCGCAATACCGTCCTGTGCGTCGATTGTGTACCAGAGCATCTGGGCCGCCGCGCCGCCCGCTGCGCAGACAAAGAAGAAGATGACAAACAGGATGGCGCTTTTTGGGGCCCGGCCCAGGCCTTGAACGACAATCGGTCCGAGGGCGATCAGCATCGCCATGTTCATCATCAGATGAAACGAGCCGCCATGCAGGAAGGTGTGCAGCACATAGGGCGCGAACTCGCCCCACGGGCGATAGACATTCTCGAAACTTGGACCGCCTGCCACGGCGCCGACGGCGAACATCCAGTCCTGCACGTCATCGGGCGCATTGAACTGGACCAGCGTCACCGCCACGATCGCCCCGGTGAGTGCCAGGATCACCGTCGGAAACCCTTTGCGGAAGATGGGCGGGCGCTCGGGGCGTTGATCCGGATCAGTATAGACTTGCATGCCTTTCATATGGCGTATGGCCTGCCAAACGCCAGCCCTTCACTGCCGCCACGTGACGGCTTGACCTTGCGCCGGGCTTAGCCACGATCACGCGCATGACTTTGACATTTGACGATCTTCGCCCGCCCTGCCCGCATATGGACGAGACCCATTCAGAATGGCGTCGCAGTGTTCGCGGCTTCGTGGAACGCGAAATGATGCCCTATATCGAAGAATGGGAAGAGGCTGGGCGGATCCCGCGCGACCTGTTCCGAAAAGCCAAGCAGGCCGGTCTGCTCGGGATTGGCTATCCGACTGAATATGGTGGCGAAGGCACGGAGTTTGATAGATTCCATGGCATCGTGACCTCAGAAGAACTGGCGCGCATGGGCGCTGGCGGGGTGGCCTCGGCGCTGATGATTCACGGTATCGGCCTGCCGCCCATCATGGCGCTTGGAAGTGAAGAGATGAAAACCGAGATCGGCCACAAGGTCCTGTCTGGTGAAAAACAGATCAGTCTCGGCATCACCGAACCGTCCGCCGGGTCGGATGTCGCTCAGCTGAAAACCAAGGCTGTGAAGGATGGCAATGGCTGGCGGGTAAATGGTTCGAAGACCTACATTACAGGCGGCATGACATCGAAATGGCTGACCACCGCCGTGCGGACGGGTGGTGAAGGCATGGGTGGAATTTCGCTGATGCTGATCGATCTCGAAAGCGAGGGGGTCAGCCGCACCGAATTGCCCAAGCAAGGCTGGTGGGCGTCAGACACGGCGACCATTCATTTCGATGATGTTTTCGTTCCGGCCGAGAACCTGATCGGTGAGCAAGACCGCGGCTTTTACGGCATCATGGCCAATTTCAATGGCGAGCGCCTGGGTATGGCCGCGCAGGCCGCCGCGTCGGCGCGGGTCTGCATCGAAGAAGCCGCTGCCTGGGCGCAGGAGCGAAAGACCTTCGGCAAACGCCTCGCCGATCATCAGGTGATCCGCCATAAAATCGCGGCCATGGCCCAGCGCGTGTGGGCGACAACGACCATGCTCGACACGTTTGCCTGGCATGTTCAGAACGGCAACACGCCGGTGGCCGAACTCGCCATGCTAAAAGTTCAGGCGACCGAGACGCTGGAATTCTGCGCCCGTGAAGCGATGCAGATCCTGGGCGGCGCCGGCTTCATTCGGGGCCACCGCGTCGAGCGAATTTATCGCGAGGTCCGGGTCATGGCGATTGGCGGTGGCTCGGAAGAGATCATGCGCGATCTGGCAGCTCGCCAGCTTGCAGTGTAAGCTCGACCTGGGAGGATCGACATGGACAGTTTCAAGGACAAGACCGTCGTCATAACTGGCGGCGCGACCGGTATCGGGTTTGGCCTCGCCAAGCGCTTTGGCAGCGAAGGCGCCAGGATCGTGATTGGTGAACCCCGGCAGAACCGGTTGGACGAGGCGATCGCCACGCTCAACGAGCTGGGGATCGAAGCCTCCGCCATGGTGATGGATGTGACGGATGAAACGAGCGTCACAGCCCTGGCTGATTTTGCCGATAAGACCTATGGCGGCACGGATGTGCTGATCAATAATGCCGGCATCCCGAGCAACCGGACGCCGATCGTTGATGTGCCGATGACCGATGTCCGCAGGCTGTTTGACGTCAACTTTTTCGGCGTCTGGCATGGCGCCGCGATATTTGGCAAGCGAATGATTGACCGTGGCACACCTGCAGCCATCTACAATCTCGCGTCCGAGAATGCCTTTTTCAACGCAGTCCAGAACAGCGCCTCCTACATTGCCTCCAAACATGCCGTCCGCGG
This DNA window, taken from Hyphomonas sp. Mor2, encodes the following:
- a CDS encoding SDR family oxidoreductase — translated: MDSFKDKTVVITGGATGIGFGLAKRFGSEGARIVIGEPRQNRLDEAIATLNELGIEASAMVMDVTDETSVTALADFADKTYGGTDVLINNAGIPSNRTPIVDVPMTDVRRLFDVNFFGVWHGAAIFGKRMIDRGTPAAIYNLASENAFFNAVQNSASYIASKHAVRGLTEAMRDEFPDFIQVGMIVPGFVASEMTKGSEQFAMDADTFADKVVEQIRAGEFYVVTHAYNIVRIKPIHDKIEDAYARNAPRYQGDEEYDVPTLIAKIRGRRDGA
- a CDS encoding rhomboid family intramembrane serine protease; translated protein: MQVYTDPDQRPERPPIFRKGFPTVILALTGAIVAVTLVQFNAPDDVQDWMFAVGAVAGGPSFENVYRPWGEFAPYVLHTFLHGGSFHLMMNMAMLIALGPIVVQGLGRAPKSAILFVIFFFVCAAGGAAAQMLWYTIDAQDGIAIGASSAISGLLPAIGFLRNGWRGAWSISVPWIVINVVLAFLGGDIGMMRIAWAAHLGGLAAGFSFPVFVSLARR
- a CDS encoding acyl-CoA dehydrogenase family protein, whose translation is MTLTFDDLRPPCPHMDETHSEWRRSVRGFVEREMMPYIEEWEEAGRIPRDLFRKAKQAGLLGIGYPTEYGGEGTEFDRFHGIVTSEELARMGAGGVASALMIHGIGLPPIMALGSEEMKTEIGHKVLSGEKQISLGITEPSAGSDVAQLKTKAVKDGNGWRVNGSKTYITGGMTSKWLTTAVRTGGEGMGGISLMLIDLESEGVSRTELPKQGWWASDTATIHFDDVFVPAENLIGEQDRGFYGIMANFNGERLGMAAQAAASARVCIEEAAAWAQERKTFGKRLADHQVIRHKIAAMAQRVWATTTMLDTFAWHVQNGNTPVAELAMLKVQATETLEFCAREAMQILGGAGFIRGHRVERIYREVRVMAIGGGSEEIMRDLAARQLAV
- a CDS encoding alpha/beta hydrolase gives rise to the protein MRAVLFAFVVASCLTACVDTPPPVDASEAPTDASIETTDMPATLSLLTWNDLLSRDRPAPTTSIRIGDGDTDIVDLWLPETPGPHPVVLMVHGGCWQKAIADRTLMNYAAEDLRQRGLAVWNIEYRGVDETGGGYPGTYLDVARAADALRDQAERYDLDPNRVAGIGHSAGGHLVTWLATRAALPDTSPLDNADPLSLLGVINSGGLADLEVSVNVTQYDCLGAIIDDLIGSPSDARENAFSDTSPAELLPVPGTFVSISGAMDRISPPGLADEIAAKDRAANGSGQSIIVAGNNHVDLIAPGTEAWEVQAALLQDMLAPR